One region of Nothobranchius furzeri strain GRZ-AD chromosome 16, NfurGRZ-RIMD1, whole genome shotgun sequence genomic DNA includes:
- the LOC129152302 gene encoding histone H4, with product MSGRGKGGKGLGKGGAKRHRKVLRDNIQGITKPAIRRLARRGGVKRISGLIYEETRGVLKVFLENVIHDAVTYTEHAKRKTVTAMDVVYALKRQGHTLYGFGG from the coding sequence ATGTCTGGAAGAGGCAAGGGAGGCAAGGGACTCGGAAAAGGAGGCGCCAAGCGTCATCGTAAGGTTCTCCGTGATAACATCCAGGGTATCACCAAGCCTGCCATCCGCCGTCTGGCTCGCCGTGGTGGAGTCAAACGTATCTCTGGTCTCATCTATGAGGAGACCCGCGGGGTGCTCAAGGTGTTTCTGGAGAACGTCATCCATGATGCAGTCACCTACACCGAGCATGCCAAGAGGAAGACTGTAACTGCCATGGATGTAGTGTACGCTCTGAAGAGGCAGGGACACACTCTGTACGGCTTCGGAGGTTAA